The proteins below are encoded in one region of Pleuronectes platessa chromosome 14, fPlePla1.1, whole genome shotgun sequence:
- the hsd3b1 gene encoding hydroxy-delta-5-steroid dehydrogenase, 3 beta- and steroid delta-isomerase 1, with translation MSLGGDVCVVTGACGFLGRRLVKLLLEEETMAEIRMLDKHVQPGVLQTLEDCRGSTLLSVFEGDIRDSDFVRKACRGASVIFHTASIIDINGSVEYSELYGVNVKGTQVLLEACVQENVVSLIYTSSIEVMGPNPKGEPIINGSEDTIYDCTLRFSYSKTKKEAEQRTLLAHGEVLQNGGRLATCALRPMYIFGEGCRFLLGHMDDGIRNKDVLLRMSLPEARVNPVYVGNVATAHLQAARGLKDPQKRNVIGGNFFFISDDTPPVSYSDFNHVLMAPLGFNIQEKLRLPLLLLYALCFILEILCTMIRPLIRVALPLNRQLLTMLNTPFTFSYQKAKRDLGYEPKYSWEEARKHTIEWLASELPKERERITAK, from the exons ATGTCTCTGGGAGGTGATGTGTGCGTGGTGACGGGAGCCTGTGGATTCCTGGGAAGGAGgctggtgaagctgctgctggaggaagagACGATGGCTGAGATTCGGATGTTGGACAAACACGTACAACCTGGAGTTTTACAGACTCTGGAAG ATTGTAGAGGCAGCACACTTCTGAGTGTGTTCGAGGGAGACATCAGGGACAGTGACTTTGTGAGGAAAGCCTGTCGAGGTGCGTCAGTCATCTTCCACACGGCCTCCATCATCGACATCAATGGATCGGTGGAGTACAGTGAACTGTATGGCGTCAATGTCAAAG GAACGCAGGTTCTTCTGGAGGCATGTGTTCAGGAGAACGTGGTGTCCTTAATCTACACCAGCTCCATCGAGGTGATGGGACCAAACCCCAAAGGTGAACCCATAATCAACGGCAGCGAGGACACCATTTATGACTGTACCTTGAGGTTCTCCTACAGCAAGACCAAAaaagaggcagagcagagaaCCCTGCTGGCCCACGGAGAGGTGCTTCAGAACGGAGGCCGACTGGCCACCTGTGCCCTCAGACCTATGTACATCTTCGGCGAAGGGTGTCGCTTCCTGCTGGGCCACATGGACGACGGGATACGAAACAAAGACGTTCTGTTGAGAATGTCTCTGCCAGAGGCTCGAGTGAATCCTGTCTACGTGGGAAACGTAGCCACGGCTCATCTTCAAGCAGCTCGCGGCCTCAAAGATCCACAAAAGAGAAATGTGATAGGAGgaaattttttcttcatttctgaTGACACGCCGCCGGTGAGCTACTCCGACTTCAACCACGTCCTGATGGCGCCTCTGGGCTTCAACATTCAAGAGAAACTCCGGctgccgctcctcctcctctacgcGCTCTGTTTCATTTTGGAGATCCTGTGCACGATGATCCGACCTCTCATACGTGTCGCCCTGCCACTGAACCGGCAGCTCCTCACCATGTTGAACACGCCGTTCACCTTCTCCTATCAGAAAGCCAAGAGGGATCTAGGATATGAGCCCAAGTACAGCTGGGAGGAAGCACGCAAACACACCATTGAATGGCTCGCCTCAGAGCTTCCTAAAGAGAGGGAACGAATTACAGCAAAATGA
- the hao2 gene encoding hydroxyacid oxidase 2 isoform X1, translating into MNICNREGGRCAEMAMVCLTDFEEYAKEHLSKATWDYYAAGADECCTRDDNLLAYKRIRLRPRILRDVSVSDTRTTVQGTEISFPVGIAPTAFHCLAWHEGEVATARATEALNTCYITSTYSTCSVEEIVAAAPNGYRWFQLYVYRDRKLSEQIVHRVEALGYKALVLTVDVPYTGKRRNDIRNQFKLPPHLKVKNFDGVFQQETAGPEDYGIPANTLDPSISWKDVYWLQSITRLPIIIKGILTKEDAELAVEHGVQGIIVSNHGGRQLDGGPASIDALSEIVDTVQGRIEVYVDGGIRTGSDVLKALALGAKCVFIGRPAVWGLAYKGEEGVREVLQILNDEFRLSMALSGCRNVAEINRNLIQFAKL; encoded by the exons AGAGGGGGGGCGCTGTGCAGAGATGGCAATGGTATGCCTGACAGATTTTGAGGAGTATGCCAAAGAGCATCTCTCAAAGGCCACCTGGGATTATTACGCAGCCGGAGCAGACGAGTGCTGCACCAGGGACGACAATCTGCTGGCTTATAAAAG GATCCGTCTGAGGCCTCGCATCTTGCGGGACGTGTCGGTGAGCGACACACGGACCACCGTGCAGGGGACAGAAATCAGTTTTCCAGTGGGCATCGCACCGACGGCCTTCCACTGCCTGGCCTGGCATGAGGGAGAGGTGGCCACAGCTCGGG cCACGGAGGCCCTGAACACCTGCTACATCACCAGCACCTACTCCACCTGCTCGGTGGAGGAGATCGTGGCAGCAGCACCGAACGGATACCGCTGGTTCCAGCTGTACGTGTACCGGGACCGGAAGCTCTCAGAGCAGATAGTGCACCGTGTCGAGGCGCTGGGATACAAGGCCCTGGTCCTCACCGTCGATGTGCCCTACACCGGAAAGCGCCGCAACGACATCCGCAACCAGTTCAAGCTACCACCTCACCTCAAGGTCAAGAACTTTGATGGAGTTTTCCAG CAGGAGACTGCAGGGCCAGAGGATTATGGGATTCCGGCTAACACCTTGGACCCATCTATCAGCTGGAAAGACGTGTACTGGCTGCAGTCCATCACCCGCCTGCCCATTATCATCAAGGGCATCCTGACCAAAGAGGACGCGGAGCTGGCCGTGGAGCATGGCGTCCAGGGCATCATTGTCTCAAATCACGGAGGGAGACAGCTGGACGGAGGACCGGCCTCG ATCGATGCGCTGTCAGAGATTGTGGACACGGTGCAAGGCAGGATCGAGGTCTATGTGGACGGAGGCAtcaggacaggaagtgatgttttgAAAGCGCTGGCCTTGGGCGCCAAGTGTGTTTTCATTGGCCGTCCAGCAGTGTGGGGCCTTGCATACAAG ggagaggagggagtgagggaggtaCTGCAAATCCTGAATGATGAATTCCGTCTGTCCATGGCTTTATCGG GCTGCAGGAACGTCGCTGAAATCAACAGGAACCTGATTCAGTTCGCCAAACTGTAA
- the si:rp71-68n21.9 gene encoding kelch-like protein 9, with translation MGGSGDDSGPGRLSRRLSRLGSRHQSRDPPRPPAQPERPPAAAERPVHQDDRPPPQAAAPAPAPAPAPALPLPPVEMPPKRPDKATKPKLPPRPLSKVFSSTDHGSDVLQGFDHFRADKTLCDVILVPGDSNETFPVHRVIMASSSDYFKAMFTGGMREQDMKEIKLHGVTQLGLKNIIDFIYTSKVSLDMSNLQDTLEAANFLQVMPVLSFCNQLLSSEITIDNCVEIERIATDLLLEDVKLNIGQFVSYNLSAMVQSGRYLQLSETSMANALASNSLEGFPELELYNIARGWLAHDHPKRRSSIYALMRHIRFPLMSPNELISISQDDEEGGDSMMRSDTACVNLLLEASNYQMMPFMQPALQTERTQIRSDSTHILALGGVMRQQLVVSRELRLYDENTDHWRALKPMEAPRYQHGVALLGDFLFIVGGQSTYDTKGKTAIDSAYRYDPRFDRWLQIASLNEKRTFFHLSALKGRLLAVGGRNESGEIDTVECYNLKKNEWTFVSNMNEPHYGHAGTVHGNLMYISGGITRDAFQKELWCYDAVADTWSRRADMRELRGLHCMCTVEDRLYVMGGNHFRGSSDYDDVLGCEYYSPDTDQWTVVAPMPRGQSDVGVTVFKGQIYVVGGYSWNSRCMVDIVQRYDPEQDAWDRVFNVLEPLGGIRACTMTVHLPEGSVDEAQIQECLLLPTAKS, from the exons ATggg gggAAGTGGAGACGACAGCGGGCCGGGGAGGCTGAGTCGCAGACTGTCTCGTCTGGGCAGCAGGCATCAGTCCAGGGATCCACCGAGACCTCCAGCCCAGCCGGAAAGACCCccagctgcagctgagagaCCTGTGCACCAAG ATGACAGGCCTCCTCcacaagctgctgctccagctccggCTCCCGCTCCGGCTCCTGCTCTTCCCTTGCCGCCCGTGGAGATGCCGCCGAAACGCCCGGACAAAGCAACCAAGCCCAAGCTTCCTCCTCGGCCGCTGTCCAAGGTGTTCAGCAGCACTGACCATGGATCAGATGTGTTGCAG ggCTTTGATCATTTTCGGGCAGATAAGACTCTCTGCGATGTCATACTGGTTCCAGGAGACAGCAACGAAACCTTCCCAGTCCACAGAGTCATCATGGCTTCATCCAGTGACTATTTCAAGGCCATGTTCACCG GAGGCATGCGGGAGCAGGATATGAAAGAGATCAAACTGCATGGGGTGACTCAGTTgggtttaaaaaacattatagACTTCATTTACACATCCAAAGTCAGCCTGGACATGAGTAATCTCCAGGACACCCTGGAGGCTGCAAACTTCTTGCAGGTCATGCCCGTGCTGAGCTTCTGTAATCAGCTTCTGAGCAGTGAG ATCACGATTGATAACTGTGTGGAAATCGAACGCATCGCCACTGACTTGCTTCTGGAGGACGTTAAGTTAAATATCG GTCAGTTCGTTAGCTATAACCTCTCTGCGATGGTGCAGAGTGGCCGTTACCTCCAGCTCTCAGAGACCAGCATGGCCAACGCTCTGGCCAGCAACTCGCTGGAAGGTTTCCCTGAGCTTGAGCTCTACAACATCGCCAGAGGATGGCTGGCCCACGACCACCCCAAACGTCGCTCGTCCATCTATGCTTTAATGCGTCATATTCGCTTCCCACTGATGAGCCCCAATGAGCTGATCTCGATCTCACAGGATGATGAAGAAGGAGGCGACTCCATGATGCGCTCTGACACGGCCTGCGTGAACCTCCTGCTTGAGGCCAGCAACTACCAGATGATGCCGTTCATGCAGCCGGCCCTGCAAACTGAGCGGACCCAAATACGCTCAGACTCCACGCATATTCTGGCGCTGGGCGGCGTGATGAGGCAGCAGCTGGTAGTGAGCCGCGAGCTGAGGCTGTACGATGAAAACACTGACCACTGGAGGGCCCTTAAACCAATGGAGGCTCCACGCTACCAACATGGTGTCGCTCTTCTGGGCGACTTCCTGTTCATTGTTGGAG GCCAGAGCACATACGACACCAAGGGTAAGACGGCAATCGACAGCGCGTACCGCTACGACCCGCGCTTCGACAGGTGGCTTCAGATTGCTTCACTCAACGAGAAGAGGACATTCTTCCACCTCAGTGCTCTGAAGGGGAGACTGTTAGCAGTTGGAGGAAGGAACGAGTCAGGAGAGATCG ACACGGTGGAGTGCTACAACCTGAAGAAGAACGAGTGGACATTTGTGAGCAACATGAATGAGCCTCACTACGGTCATGCTGGAACGGTTCACGGTAACCTCATGTACATCTCAG gTGGAATCACCCGTGACGCCTTCCAGAAGGAGCTTTGGTGCTATGACGCTGTGGCCGATACCTGGAGCCGACGGGCCGACATGAGGGAGCTCCGCGGACTGCACTGTATGTGCACCGTCGAGGACAGACTCTATGTCATGGGCGGGAATCACTTCCGAGGCAGCAGTGACTACGACGACGTCCTGGGCTGCGAGTACTACAGCCCAGACACGGACCAGTGGACGGTGGTGGCGCCCATGCCTCGGGGCCAGAGTGACGTCGGAGTGACTGTGTTCAAAGGGCAGATCTATGTAGTGGGAGGGTATTCGTGGAACAGCAGGTGCATGGTGGACATCGTGCAGCGGTACGATCCAGAGCAGGATGCGTGGGACCGAGTGTTCAACGTGCTGGAGCCTCTGGGGGGGATTCGGGCCTGTACGATGACGGTTCATCTGCCGGAGGGGTCAGTGGACGAGGCTCAGATACAGGAGTGTCTGCTGCTGCCTACAGCGAAGAGCTGA
- the hao2 gene encoding hydroxyacid oxidase 2 isoform X2 → MNICNREGGRCAEMAMVCLTDFEEYAKEHLSKATWDYYAAGADECCTRDDNLLAYKRIRLRPRILRDVSVSDTRTTVQGTEISFPVGIAPTAFHCLAWHEGEVATARATEALNTCYITSTYSTCSVEEIVAAAPNGYRWFQLYVYRDRKLSEQIVHRVEALGYKALVLTVDVPYTGKRRNDIRNQFKLPPHLKVKNFDGVFQETAGPEDYGIPANTLDPSISWKDVYWLQSITRLPIIIKGILTKEDAELAVEHGVQGIIVSNHGGRQLDGGPASIDALSEIVDTVQGRIEVYVDGGIRTGSDVLKALALGAKCVFIGRPAVWGLAYKGEEGVREVLQILNDEFRLSMALSGCRNVAEINRNLIQFAKL, encoded by the exons AGAGGGGGGGCGCTGTGCAGAGATGGCAATGGTATGCCTGACAGATTTTGAGGAGTATGCCAAAGAGCATCTCTCAAAGGCCACCTGGGATTATTACGCAGCCGGAGCAGACGAGTGCTGCACCAGGGACGACAATCTGCTGGCTTATAAAAG GATCCGTCTGAGGCCTCGCATCTTGCGGGACGTGTCGGTGAGCGACACACGGACCACCGTGCAGGGGACAGAAATCAGTTTTCCAGTGGGCATCGCACCGACGGCCTTCCACTGCCTGGCCTGGCATGAGGGAGAGGTGGCCACAGCTCGGG cCACGGAGGCCCTGAACACCTGCTACATCACCAGCACCTACTCCACCTGCTCGGTGGAGGAGATCGTGGCAGCAGCACCGAACGGATACCGCTGGTTCCAGCTGTACGTGTACCGGGACCGGAAGCTCTCAGAGCAGATAGTGCACCGTGTCGAGGCGCTGGGATACAAGGCCCTGGTCCTCACCGTCGATGTGCCCTACACCGGAAAGCGCCGCAACGACATCCGCAACCAGTTCAAGCTACCACCTCACCTCAAGGTCAAGAACTTTGATGGAGTTTTCCAG GAGACTGCAGGGCCAGAGGATTATGGGATTCCGGCTAACACCTTGGACCCATCTATCAGCTGGAAAGACGTGTACTGGCTGCAGTCCATCACCCGCCTGCCCATTATCATCAAGGGCATCCTGACCAAAGAGGACGCGGAGCTGGCCGTGGAGCATGGCGTCCAGGGCATCATTGTCTCAAATCACGGAGGGAGACAGCTGGACGGAGGACCGGCCTCG ATCGATGCGCTGTCAGAGATTGTGGACACGGTGCAAGGCAGGATCGAGGTCTATGTGGACGGAGGCAtcaggacaggaagtgatgttttgAAAGCGCTGGCCTTGGGCGCCAAGTGTGTTTTCATTGGCCGTCCAGCAGTGTGGGGCCTTGCATACAAG ggagaggagggagtgagggaggtaCTGCAAATCCTGAATGATGAATTCCGTCTGTCCATGGCTTTATCGG GCTGCAGGAACGTCGCTGAAATCAACAGGAACCTGATTCAGTTCGCCAAACTGTAA